In Marasmius oreades isolate 03SP1 chromosome 3, whole genome shotgun sequence, a single window of DNA contains:
- a CDS encoding uncharacterized protein (CAZy:GH43), whose translation MLKSLFFLLSLYLCVLGFQNPIKASDGSDPFMVYHEGYYYLTTTTWNNIQLTRATTIAGLKAAQPKVIWTDSTSSRCCNMWAPEIHWQDKEGSWYIYYSAGSSGTLDNQRLHVLKGSSNIIWDSNWSFAGRIVIPNRDVWSIDGTIMILDSTRYLVYSSWDGSDQCLWIAQMNSATTVGNAVKISTPTLPWERVDSNVNEGPAAIYHGGRTWIVYSASGCAGTGYKLGRLELTGSNPLSASSWTKYANPIFVGANG comes from the exons ATGCTGAAATCGCTTTTCTTCCTGCTGAGCCTTTATCTGTGCGTCCTGGGATTCCAGAATCCCATCAAGGCCTCCGATGGATCTGATCCTTTCATG GTTTATCACGAAGGTTACTACT ACTTGACCACGACGACTTGGAATAATATTCAGCTTACACGGGCTACCACCATTGCCGGCCTCAAGGCCGCTCAACCCAAAGTCATCTGGACAGACAGCACATCTTCCAGATGCTGCAACATGT GGGCTCCGGAGATTCATTG GCAAGACAAGGAGGGTTCATGGTACAT ATACTATTCGGCCGGATCCAGTGGTACCCTCGATAACCAACGACTACACGTCCTCAAGGGGTCCTCAAATATTATTTGGGATTCCAATTGGAGCTTTGCCG GCCGAATTGTTATTCCCAACCGTGACGTATGGAGTATCGATGGTACAATTATGATTCTGGATTCCACTCGCTATCTCGTGTATTCCAGCTGGGATGGATCTG ATCAATGTCTCTGGATTGC GCAAATGAACAGTGCCACTACGGTCGGCAATGCGGTTAAGATATCCACACCTACTCTCCCTTGGGAGCGCGTGGACAGTAATGTTAACGAGGGCCCCG CTGCAATTTACCATGGTGGACGTACCTGGATTGTCTACTCAGCGTCAGGATGTGCCGGGACGGGCTACAAGCTGGGAAGACTCGAACTAACGGGTTCTAATCCACTTTCCGCGAGCTCTTGGACCAAGTACGCGAACCCGATATTCGTTGGTGCAAATGGGTGA
- a CDS encoding uncharacterized protein (CAZy:GH43) has protein sequence MLKSLFFLLSLYLCVLGFQNPIKASDGSDPFMVYHEGYYYLTTTTWNNIQLTRATTIAGLKAAQPKVIWTDSTSSRCCNMWAPEIHWQDKEGSWYIYYSAGSSGTLDNQRLHVLKGSSNIIWDSNWSFAGRIVIPNRDVWSIDGTIMILDSTRYLVYSSWDGSDQCLWIAQMNSATTVGNAVKISTPTLPWERVDSNVNEGPAAIYHGGRTWIVYSASGCAGTGYKLGRLELTGSNPLSASSWTKYANPIFVGANGNNEPGHNGFFQSPSGNQIWNVYHASSSVPSTCDGKRYTMIQQVNWNADGTPNLGSPRPLSDNMPEPV, from the exons ATGCTGAAATCGCTTTTCTTCCTGCTGAGCCTTTATCTGTGCGTCCTGGGATTCCAGAATCCCATCAAGGCCTCCGATGGATCTGATCCTTTCATG GTTTATCACGAAGGTTACTACT ACTTGACCACGACGACTTGGAATAATATTCAGCTTACACGGGCTACCACCATTGCCGGCCTCAAGGCCGCTCAACCCAAAGTCATCTGGACAGACAGCACATCTTCCAGATGCTGCAACATGT GGGCTCCGGAGATTCATTG GCAAGACAAGGAGGGTTCATGGTACAT ATACTATTCGGCCGGATCCAGTGGTACCCTCGATAACCAACGACTACACGTCCTCAAGGGGTCCTCAAATATTATTTGGGATTCCAATTGGAGCTTTGCCG GCCGAATTGTTATTCCCAACCGTGACGTATGGAGTATCGATGGTACAATTATGATTCTGGATTCCACTCGCTATCTCGTGTATTCCAGCTGGGATGGATCTG ATCAATGTCTCTGGATTGC GCAAATGAACAGTGCCACTACGGTCGGCAATGCGGTTAAGATATCCACACCTACTCTCCCTTGGGAGCGCGTGGACAGTAATGTTAACGAGGGCCCCG CTGCAATTTACCATGGTGGACGTACCTGGATTGTCTACTCAGCGTCAGGATGTGCCGGGACGGGCTACAAGCTGGGAAGACTCGAACTAACGGGTTCTAATCCACTTTCCGCGAGCTCTTGGACCAAGTACGCGAACCCGATATTCGTTGGTGCAAATGG GAATAACGAG CCCGGCCATAATGGATTTTTCCAGAGCCCCAGCGGAAACCAGATTTGGAAC GTGTACCATGCATCGTCATCGGTGCCTTCGACATGCGATGGGAAACGTTACACGATGATACAGC AGGTGAATTGGAACGCTGATGGGACACCCAATCTGGGTAGCCCCCGACCACTTTCTGATAACATGCCGGAGCCTGTCTAA